CAACGCGATCTGGACGTAGGCCAGGTACTCCGGCTGTCCGTAATGGCTGTCGAGCGTGTCCAGAAGACTGTGGAGGCGTGCTGCAACCGTCGTCCCATCGACATGAGCTTCGGCCACGAGCTCCGCGAACCGGCGAGCGCCCCTTTGCAGCACCGCCAGCATGAGCGCCTCTCGGCTGCCGAAGTAGTACTGGATGACGCCCCAGCTGACTCCCGCCCGACGGGTGATCTCGTTGCTGCTCGCACGGTAGAACCCCCGCTCGAGGATGCAGGCGACGGCGGCGTCGATCACGCGTTCGCGGGTGGCGGCGTCAACTCTGGCACCGGGGCGCGCGCCTCGCTGGGCAGGACCTCTCGTCGGGGCGGGAGACGCCGGGTTGCTCATGCCACCAAGGCTAGAGGACGACACCTCGGGCATGAGGGCGCATCGCCTCAATCAGCGAAGGCGAGGAACTGGTGGACGGATCGCACCGAGGCCGACCCTTCGCCCACGGCGGCTGCGACTCGTTTGGTCGACTCCGCCCGGACATCGCCGACCGAAAACAGCCCGGGGCAGGAGGTCTCGAACGGGAGCGGTCGCCGGCCAAGTGCATACCAGCGGCCGTCGAGCTCCTCTTTGCCCAGGGACAGATCGGTGAGCACGAAGCCCCGATCATCGAGGGCGTGCCCTGCAGAGTACGGACCGGGGGCGAGGCGGACCTCCGGTCGCGATCCGGGGGGGCTTCCATACCGGGAGGTCGCCCTGTTCAATGGTCCGTACGTGGACTGATCCCGACAGGGCCAGCTCGTCTCGAGAGAAGGGCGATTCCGATGACTGATGCTTTTGTGCTTGGCGGCGTGCGGACCCCCGTGGGCCGCTATGGCGGGTCGCTGTCCCATGTTCGTATCGACGATCTGCTCGGCCAGACGATGGTCTGGGCC
This genomic interval from Acidimicrobiales bacterium contains the following:
- a CDS encoding TetR/AcrR family transcriptional regulator; amino-acid sequence: MSNPASPAPTRGPAQRGARPGARVDAATRERVIDAAVACILERGFYRASSNEITRRAGVSWGVIQYYFGSREALMLAVLQRGARRFAELVAEAHVDGTTVAARLHSLLDTLDSHYGQPEYLAYVQIALNMDHDPQTSAEVRNTLREVAERSSKDVRRLLREALGSATRVRDLADTVFLAFRGFGFSQQLLDTLAYDAVTPQTDRLVRQRRLLADALARFVEQETGPEP